In Diorhabda sublineata isolate icDioSubl1.1 chromosome 2, icDioSubl1.1, whole genome shotgun sequence, the sequence TAAACTACAAATTATCTGCGTTTATTCTGTCCATCACCAAAAACATTCTTATCTGCTATCaggattattttcatttaacttctGAACAACTTTTTCCATCAGTGACTTGAATCTTTCCCccttgtttttcaatatttcttagtCCATTTTcaccaaacttttttcaaattttacatcttgtaaaataattttctcagttatgattgcaacaaattaaaaaaactagatATTTGTGATCAGAGGATTATAATTTCTTTCCAATAAGATTCCATACGACCCAATTCCTGATTAAAAATTCTCGAAGAGATGCTTATAATTCAAAAGGGGTGCTGGAGGGAGATAATATTTTCGTACTGTAAATTCTCAACTCAAGAATAAAATTTGGTTTCAGGTTTTTTCACATAATACATAATAActctaaaattgaattgattccTTCCATATTGTAAATTATCACCAATGTCCTTCAAGAAAGACAGTTAGTTGACTCAGCTCATTTCCACATATTTCTGATAATTTGCAGTATTGAAAAAACTCTGTGAATTCTCCCCTAGacttttttttctcaaataattcgTAACTGTCATAATAAATATCAGTGTTAAGTTTTTAATCCATTCCCAGACGTTTTTTGGTGGTGGCTCAAGAATTGCCGACCAAAAGTCACAAAGTAGTGGTTGTAGCCATGCTAAAACTTATACTCTAGATAATTATGAATCTAAAGTGAAcacatataatttttctaaaatcacggaatttgaatttaaacatatactgatttaaaattattttattgttaaatgtaCCTTGATATTCTCCTCCCAGTTGGCCATAACAATAGATCTTAGAGCAGAATACTCCGTGAAAACTTGACTGTCATCTACGGACCAAAATCTGTGAAACTGAAGAACATCTTCGTACCATTTGGCTATGGATTCCATTTCGTCTTTATCTTGATTACCAACTACGTGGTCGATAAAATTTAGTTTCGTCGATGGACTGCGAATAATACGGAACTAACAATTTCATATCATTAAAGTTATCTATGTATCAAGAATACCGAGTGGATGAATTTGTCCAGAAGACAACGTTCTTACAGCCTCTGGCATGAGGATTCTTAATTCGTTCAAGAGCGAGGATGAAAATCTATTAGTACTAATAATAAAGTGACTAATAAAGTACTAATTggttctaaataatttttttgattaatgaTTTAGTGATTCTTCGAATATTTTTACCAGCTGCGGTTTTGGAATCCTCAAAGAAATAAGAGAAAATCCAGGCATTGAAAAGAGGAAGAATACGGCCATTTTCTTTAAGTACATGTCAAAAAATgctgtgaaaaatattaaagaaaccATGTTGTTGaggtatttaaattatttcctcGAGACAATTGTCCCGAGCTATCTGTGGGCTACATACACACGGTATTTCCTAGGTTATCTAAAATGTTGTAGTGGGTGCTTCCTTCTATTCAATGACAAAAAGTTCTTATGAATACGTGTCATAAGTCTTGTAGTTGAAATATAgcacattttccattttccaggATTGTTACAAATAACTTAACAGTCTTATATGATACTATTTTAATATCGGAGTTGTGTAAATAAGCGATTCTAGATATCCCCACACACAAAAATCCAGATGATTGCTTCCAAGTGACCAAGGGGCAACGATCGTGGAGATCCTCGTCCCGGACTGAAGACGTTATATATAAACTCGTCTACATTCACTGTTAAATGGGGAAGAACACCTTCATATCTTCTAATAATAGGAGGTACACTTTCCAAAAGAATTGGAAGTTCATTGTTTAGAAAATAAAGATGTGTGGTCAACGGTTAACCATTGTCTTCTATGATGCCATACCAAAGGAATGTTAGCACCGTTCTACAACTGTTACTTGTGGATTTGAATCTGACTATTTGTGGTCATTATGACATTTCTTGATATAATACGTCAAACGCAATATGGATACAATAAATTatcttttagaatatttttttactaatatcaACTCCATCAGCAATTTTTCTGGTACTCGTTTCTGGATGGTggttgataatttaaaaaatatggtttTCTAGTTGCAGAGTTTTCTTATTTCTGAGTTGTCCactgatattttttgatttagcAAAAGTTCTATTTTCTTGTATACTTTAGAAAACGTATCTGTACATGAGAAACGATTATTTGGATACGTTTACATTAACAACATTATTTTAAAGACTACTTAGAAGCTTATTTTTCAGTACTATAACTTCTAGTAGCATCACCATCATTTATTACAATACAATTCAACAGCTTATAGATTACTTAgaaaataccctgtataatatgaatattttgaaggTAAGTATGAATACTATTATCTTATTTGAGTAATCTAAGcgtttgagttgtttacagatactagaaacattcattttgatcaaaaaatggtAGTGAATCGCGAGGATCTTCaagcgatgattttctatgagtTTCAATGTGGATTAAATGCGCCGATCAACTAGCTTCTTCGATTCTGATAAAGCACAATTTCGAATCATCGAACTTCGTTACGGGATGAATTCCATGAATGTTGTTGTGTCAGAGAACATCGATCTGAGTTTGCAAAATCTTGATGTGACATACTATGAGATtaaggcatacttgggcattgaAACAAGCCGAATTCAACAAAAATTCTTTGAGCACGAAGCTCTTAGAAGCAAATGATCAATTTTTCAGAATAACTCGACATATTTTTCAGCACTTGTTTATCAAAAGTGTTCGTAAAAAACCAGCGAAATCCATCGTAGAAGACGAATCGTTCTCCACcaagacaatgcgagctctcgcacatcagttcaaacaaaaacggttttgaacaatgaaaacatcaaattgatgtgtcatccaccgtatagtccttGTTTAGCACCTAATGATTCCTTCTCATACCCGCAGATCAatggtcaacgtttttctacatttgatatgaatattcgtttttatatttttactaccactattataataaaagtcaTTTGTTGAACTATACGAATCACAAGATGAGAAATCAACACTACGAGAAATGATCATGtcttattatagtttttatcaaTACTTAAATAGAAGGAAATATGCTTACAGAATTTTTCCCAAGGCGTCTTCTTTGCACGGTACGTATCCGGGCAAAAATGATCCAGTGTATAAACGTCTGTCAACCAAAGTGTGTGTGGTATCACCGTACTGTACATAAAAAGAAATtcgttatattatttatattgatccgACTCCTTGTACTAATAGAGCTTACTTACTGTTTGAAGTACTGCAAAGCGTACAGTTCCATTGAAATCAGTTTCTTTCCAGATGTCTTTCAAAACGGTTGCTCCTTTCTGTTTTGCCCtctataacaaaaatagaaaatatataaacagaACGCTAAGACGCCATGGAATATTTCTTTCAGATGCCGGGTCAGACTGTGCTTTTTCACTTCTGACATCAACTAGAAGATGACAATACTTTGTGTATGCGTTGAGAGATTCCTACTAAATCACAATCATTTTCGACACTCGAATTCTGGCAATCATTAATAgtctttgtgaaaatttttcttaGAAGGTACAAATTGTGTATCGAGTTGTCATTATTGTGTTTTTGAGAGGAATACCTCTATGTCAATGGAAGAAAAGTTAGACAGTTCTTCAAATGGTACTGGACGACGAATTTCAAAGCTAGAAACATAGAAATGGCTATTGGTGTATCAAGAGAATACATTTATCTTCTATcgatcaaataattatatatgttTGATGCTATTTAAGCTAAATTAGTCGAGTTTTGGCATCGATTCATAACTGTATATGAAACCTGGATCCACTGTACTCCTGAAATGAGAAAACCGTTGAAATATTGTAACGAAATGGGGCGCACCTGCTTCGAAATACGTAAAAACTGTTTCATCAGCCAAAAAACTTATGTCAACGTTAGAAGTGTCTTgtattttgcaatatttttgCTGAAAGCAAACAAAAATTGGTGAACCCATCAACACTCGAGTAGTGCTAGTGCTGTCTGCCATTTGAAGATGcttgtggatattgatcttgacgTTTGTAGGTTGTAGTGCTTGGAAAAGACGTTccttggtagctgatttcaCAATTTGCATTTCTGGAATGAAAATTCTATGTGCTATTACGTTGGACAGCTTGGAAAAGCATTTGTTGCAGTAGTGAAGGTAAAACAAAGTCAGTTCGACGaactttcttctatgctctaagctgtccaagtttctcgTAAACTCTGAATCACCTAGAGCTCGATCTGCTCGATCTGCACTTTAACCAAGCTCCTACTCCTCCTCCTTTTCCATACTATAAGGAGGTTATTGTCTGTTAACATTTTCATTGTGTGAGGTGAATAATCTATGATAACaagttttttattgttgttgttatttctgaatttcatatttttctctgCATTTTGACCTATGTGAGGAATTCCTTTCACAGAAAGCGtttgttgatttaaaatattgaattttttttcttctcttcaTTAGTATGGTaatgaatattttgtacataaaatCTAATTGAGTTATTACTTACTTCAACGATTCCCTCCAAGTTTTCAACTTCAAAAGCTATATCCTTGACCCCATCTCCGTGTTTCATTATATGAGAATTCAAGTGCTTTTCTCCAGGATTATAAGGAGAAACAAACATTATACGTATCTACAAAAATGAAGGATAAGCAAATTAGCACTTTtctaaaagaattgaaaatattagagATAATGAGGTAGTGCTTAGATGGTAGAgcttaaattggaatttttcttGAGGAAAAAGGATGATAGTCCGTACAATGTAGAATACAGATTTCTTTATCGATGACGATGTTAACGATGGGCAGAATGAGGCAAGAGATAAAACCATGTATACTATCAAAGGTacaaacataacctaacctaatatacCACTCCACAGACTTAGAGAGTGCTGCATTCTAATCATCAAGTGCCTTTtggtaatattgaaaataagtgaGATAAGGCCCATTCATAAACTTAACTTTCCATTTGCCGTTTGGCGTTCGCTGTTCGACGTTTCAAACAAATTCTCACTATCTGCGCTATCTGTTCGATCGGAGCAGTGTTGCCACCTCAGTTTTAGTAATGCGGAATGTTGTTAAAATCAAAAAGTGCTAAATCGGGATAGATGGAGAGCAAATTAAACGATGACGAAAAAAGCGCTTTCTGCAACAAGGCTAAGACAATAGTTTATTGTAATACATAGTTTTTGATTTGAATcacaattgaattgaattgatgCAATGTGTTGCCAAATCTACCACAAGAATATGAATGAATCAATACCTATAACACAAATTGCAAAAGTTCGTTAAGATGATATAACTAAAATGTATCTCATTAAACGAGTGCACCTACGGTAAAAAGTGCTAAATATAGCCCCAAATGGGCTAAGTTGGCAACACTGTATCAGAACACTGCATGGAGCTTATTTTACCGGGAATCCCCAATCCCCAATCCCCAATTCTTTTCAATGAAcggtaattttttaaaaaaatgatcatttcttccaataaatggttatttcattataacctaaaaattttgttaataactcTATGAAGCTTATAGATGAAAATGATAACCTCGAAGTATATtgatcaaaatttgataaactcACATCATTTTGTCGAACCACATGATGTACATAGTCTCTAGTACCTGTTTCAAGTCCTTTATAACACAGGGGTTCAAATCCTAAGCGAGTAATATAATACGATGCTGCCTGaaacataaataatagataagTTGTTAATCGTTATCGATTAATCCGTTTGATTTAGATCTGATTAGTGAAATAGCCTCTCAATTTGAGCGAGACCAAAATGATacgtttttcatttaaatgtatAGTCTCCAGAATTGAAAGTTTGTACCACATGAATCTCCTCGATACATCTATCAGCCGTTAACCTCttcttttgaaatttccatCTTCATAAGCACTCCGCTCTTCAAAGTCAGCAAATTGCTCTCTTGGTCTTCGATACACTTTTTTCCTTCTGTTGCTACTATGGAGGCATATTCTGGTCTCCTCTGTGAATAGAACAGATCCCCATTGTTCAAACGTTAAGATAATCCTGTGCAAAACGCAGACGTGCTTGAACTTTTTGTACCAATCGTAGGTGTTTTAGAGATTAGGTTATTTTCATTAAGTCTTCGTCTCGCTGTCCACTGATTAATAGTCACTTCTAGTACCTCACCGAGTTGGTATTAGCACACGATTTTTTAATGCTCCTGACAAAATAAAGCGGTCATCGCTAGTGGTTGTAAATTGCCTTCTGCCTATTCCAGGACGTCTCCTCTTAACGCTGACAGAATCTTGGAACCGCTGCACGGGATATATCCAATTATCTACCAATAGCTCGCTGACCAAGACCATCTTCGATTGAAGAGATAACTTAAGCGGTTTTTTTGTGATGTAGTGTAATTTGCTTATCGATTGCTTCCCATAGAAACGATAGAAGATAGAAGTATTAATGATTAAATCATACTCACATCAAAgcatattaaattatattctaaACAAGATATTTCTCTTTCtgatctgatgaataatttagaaaaaatatagttaagGTCGAAAGGCCGATTCATATGCACGAAAGTTTAgtttaatcaattttcgattattattagCAATGATTGAGCTAGTTTGTAATCGAATAGAAAACGTAGGAACTAGTTCACTTTCAATATTATTCTCTGAATGGAGAAGATCTTTTCTTAGTTTCATTCCACTTTATTCGGTTTTCAAAAAGGGTATTTCAACTTGTATTAATCCATTTTTGGATCTAATTTGATCAGAAATTGGATTTTCTTGATATATTTGGTGAAACTATTTTTCTATTGGAtctgttcataatttttttctttgtttcagttGGTAGAAGCTGGTCGAGTTTTAGTTGACGAAAACTGTTTTCTAACTAGTTCAACTTGAAAAAAAGCTATTTATTTATGTAAGTgtgtaaattaacttttttttgacGAATGTGAATATTGTTGATAATCACCTGAGGCAAAAACGCCTTTACACACGAATTACATACAAAACTTTTccatattagaaaaaattt encodes:
- the LOC130440430 gene encoding 4-hydroxyphenylpyruvate dioxygenase — protein: MTSYTNKGFKPTNGKFLNFHHITFYVGNAKQAASYYITRLGFEPLCYKGLETGTRDYVHHVVRQNDIRIMFVSPYNPGEKHLNSHIMKHGDGVKDIAFEVENLEGIVERAKQKGATVLKDIWKETDFNGTVRFAVLQTYGDTTHTLVDRRLYTGSFLPGYVPCKEDALGKILPSTKLNFIDHVVGNQDKDEMESIAKWYEDVLQFHRFWSVDDSQVFTEYSALRSIVMANWEENIKMPLNEPAPGKKKSQIEEFVEYYGGAGVQHIALNTKDIISSVSNLKARGVEFMEIPDSYYDMLRERLKSSRTKILEDLNVLQKLKILIDYDENGYLLQIFTKNVEDRPTVFLEVIQRRNHNGFGAGNFKSLFEAIEIEQKKRGNL